From a region of the Kaistia sp. 32K genome:
- the tmk gene encoding dTMP kinase: MEMTSQLPGHFITFEGGEGSGKSTQIRRLADRLRGRGHDVVVTREPGGTDLAEAIRSFILSGAAEPLGPEAETMLFAAARADHVERVIRPALQRGDWVLCDRFIDSTRAYQGSDGVDASLLDSLEKIAVGEARPDLTLILDLPVEIGLDRAQRRRSGEEGPADRFERETIERHQRRRDLFLAIAAREPERCVVIDANQSLEQVEDAIWHSVRQRLNESVN, from the coding sequence ATGGAAATGACGTCGCAATTGCCTGGCCATTTCATCACATTCGAGGGCGGGGAGGGGTCCGGGAAATCGACCCAGATCCGCCGCCTCGCGGACCGGCTGCGCGGCCGGGGGCACGACGTCGTCGTGACGCGCGAGCCGGGCGGCACCGATCTCGCCGAGGCGATCCGCAGCTTCATTCTCTCCGGCGCGGCCGAGCCGCTCGGGCCGGAGGCGGAGACCATGCTGTTCGCGGCGGCGCGGGCCGATCACGTCGAACGCGTCATCCGGCCGGCTCTCCAGCGCGGCGACTGGGTGCTGTGCGACCGCTTCATCGATTCGACCCGCGCCTATCAGGGCTCGGACGGCGTCGACGCGAGCCTGCTCGACAGCCTCGAGAAGATCGCCGTCGGCGAGGCGCGCCCCGACCTGACGCTGATCCTCGATCTGCCCGTCGAGATCGGCCTCGACCGCGCCCAGCGCCGGCGGAGCGGCGAGGAGGGCCCGGCCGATCGTTTCGAGCGCGAGACCATCGAGCGCCACCAGCGACGGCGCGACCTGTTCCTGGCGATCGCCGCGCGCGAACCCGAACGCTGCGTCGTCATCGACGCGAACCAGAGTCTGGAACAGGTCGAGGACGCGATCTGGCATTCCGTCCGTCAACGTCTGAACGAAAGCGTGAACTGA
- a CDS encoding DNA polymerase III subunit delta' translates to MAGPDVARPDAIEGWPLPEEQTEWYGDPAVERLLVEAYRGGRMHHGWLIGGPRGIGKATLAYRFARFALTYPDPATAPDAATLAVPATSPAAAKIAARSHPNILTLSRPWDEQGKRFKASLTIDEIRRTIPFFGSTAGEAGWRIAIVDSADDMNANAANALLKILEEPPRRSLFLVISHAPGRLLPTIRSRCRRLDLAPLATSSIEGALATHDDGPADIRHFAAEAGQGSLRKAIGFLDEDAAAISRAFARVVARFPHLDGQAAHALGDLVAQRGADEAFANFTDLVFAWLSRRARGQAEPDGSPIPQSVAATPLATWAEVWEKLRQSSADVEALNLDRKQFVLTTMNILARATRM, encoded by the coding sequence ATGGCCGGACCCGACGTCGCCCGCCCCGATGCCATCGAGGGCTGGCCGCTGCCGGAAGAGCAGACCGAGTGGTACGGCGATCCGGCGGTCGAACGGCTGCTGGTCGAGGCCTATCGCGGCGGCCGCATGCATCATGGCTGGCTGATCGGCGGGCCGCGCGGCATCGGCAAGGCGACGCTCGCCTATCGCTTTGCACGCTTCGCGCTGACCTATCCCGATCCCGCCACCGCCCCGGACGCCGCGACGCTGGCGGTTCCGGCGACCTCTCCGGCAGCCGCCAAGATCGCGGCGCGATCGCACCCGAACATCCTGACGCTCTCGAGGCCCTGGGACGAGCAGGGCAAGCGCTTCAAGGCGAGCCTGACGATCGACGAGATCCGCCGCACGATCCCGTTCTTCGGCTCGACGGCGGGCGAGGCGGGGTGGCGCATCGCCATCGTCGATTCCGCCGACGACATGAACGCCAACGCGGCCAATGCGCTTCTGAAGATCCTCGAGGAGCCGCCGCGCCGCTCGCTCTTCCTGGTGATCTCGCACGCGCCGGGTCGCCTGCTGCCGACCATCCGCTCACGCTGCCGCCGCCTCGACCTGGCGCCGCTCGCAACCTCCTCGATCGAGGGCGCGCTGGCGACGCATGACGATGGCCCCGCCGATATCAGGCATTTCGCGGCCGAGGCCGGGCAGGGGAGCCTGCGCAAGGCAATCGGCTTCCTCGACGAGGACGCCGCCGCCATCAGCCGCGCCTTCGCCCGGGTGGTGGCGCGCTTTCCCCACCTCGACGGGCAGGCGGCGCATGCGCTCGGCGACCTCGTCGCCCAGCGCGGCGCCGACGAAGCCTTCGCCAATTTCACCGATCTCGTCTTCGCCTGGCTGAGCCGCCGCGCCCGCGGCCAGGCCGAGCCGGACGGCTCGCCGATACCCCAAAGCGTTGCGGCCACCCCACTTGCGACTTGGGCGGAGGTATGGGAAAAGCTCCGACAGTCTTCGGCGGATGTCGAGGCGCTCAATCTCGACCGCAAACAGTTTGTGCTCACGACCATGAACATTCTCGCGCGCGCGACCCGAATGTGA